Proteins encoded together in one Gemmatimonadota bacterium DH-78 window:
- a CDS encoding NAD(P)(+) transhydrogenase (Re/Si-specific) subunit beta, translated as MDLSTLVELAYLASAVLFVVGLKRMQSPATARAGNGLAALAMLIAIAATLIDNEVVSWAGILIGIAVGGGIGAVAARTVKMTAMPEMVGVFNAFGGGASALVAAAEYVRLHALGLDPDAATGVTIALSLLIGTVTFSGSVVAFGKLSGRVSGNPITFPGQKPFNALLFAAILLAGAGVAGLVAAPGGLTATSLLLLFSGLALLLGILLVIPIGGADMPVVISLLNSYSGLAASAAGFVIGNMVLIISGALVGAAGLFLTMLMCKAMNRSLANVVFGAFGQSGATAALASGEKKPVRSVDAEQAALVMAYAQSVIVVPGYGLAVAQAQHELKKVMDLLIERGVDVRYAIHPVAGRMPGHMNVLLAEADVPYDQLFDLDEINGDFGSTDVVLIVGANDVVNPEARNPDSVIAGMPILDVDRARNVIVVKRSLSPGFAGIDNPLFYMDHTMMFFADAKKAMADVVREVRDT; from the coding sequence ATGGATCTCTCGACCCTGGTGGAGCTGGCCTACCTGGCTTCGGCCGTTCTCTTCGTGGTGGGCCTCAAGCGCATGCAGTCCCCGGCCACCGCCCGCGCCGGCAACGGACTGGCCGCCCTCGCCATGCTGATCGCGATCGCCGCCACCCTGATCGACAACGAGGTGGTGTCGTGGGCGGGCATCCTGATCGGCATCGCGGTGGGCGGCGGGATCGGGGCGGTGGCGGCGCGCACCGTGAAGATGACGGCCATGCCGGAGATGGTGGGGGTGTTCAACGCCTTCGGCGGGGGCGCCTCCGCCCTGGTGGCCGCTGCGGAGTACGTTCGGTTGCACGCGCTGGGACTCGACCCCGACGCCGCCACCGGCGTCACGATCGCCCTCTCGCTCCTGATCGGCACGGTCACCTTTTCGGGAAGCGTGGTGGCGTTCGGCAAGCTCAGCGGCCGGGTGAGCGGCAACCCCATCACCTTTCCCGGCCAGAAGCCGTTCAACGCGCTGCTCTTCGCGGCCATCCTGCTGGCCGGAGCCGGTGTGGCCGGGCTCGTGGCCGCCCCCGGCGGCCTGACGGCGACCTCGCTCCTGCTCCTGTTCAGCGGCCTCGCACTCCTGCTCGGCATTCTTCTCGTGATCCCGATCGGGGGCGCGGACATGCCGGTCGTGATCTCGCTGCTCAACTCCTACTCGGGGCTCGCGGCCTCGGCGGCGGGCTTCGTGATCGGCAACATGGTGCTGATCATCTCCGGGGCGCTGGTCGGGGCGGCCGGCCTGTTCCTCACCATGCTGATGTGCAAGGCGATGAACCGCTCGCTCGCGAACGTGGTGTTCGGCGCCTTCGGTCAGAGCGGGGCCACCGCGGCCCTCGCTTCGGGCGAGAAGAAGCCGGTCCGCAGCGTGGATGCCGAGCAGGCCGCCCTGGTCATGGCCTATGCCCAGTCGGTGATCGTGGTGCCCGGCTACGGACTGGCGGTGGCGCAGGCCCAGCACGAGCTCAAGAAGGTGATGGACCTGCTCATCGAGCGCGGGGTGGACGTGCGCTACGCCATCCACCCGGTGGCCGGGCGGATGCCGGGCCACATGAACGTGCTGCTCGCCGAAGCCGACGTGCCCTACGACCAGCTCTTCGATCTCGACGAGATCAACGGCGACTTCGGGTCGACCGATGTCGTGCTGATCGTCGGCGCGAACGACGTGGTGAACCCCGAGGCCCGCAACCCCGACAGTGTGATCGCCGGCATGCCGATCCTCGACGTCGACCGGGCCCGCAACGTGATCGTCGTCAAGCGGAGCCTGAGCCCCGGCTTCGCCGGCATCGACAACCCGCTATTCTACATGGACCACACCATGATGTTTTTCGCCGACGCGAAGAAGGCCATGGCCGACGTCGTCCGAGAGGTTCGAGACACATGA
- a CDS encoding NAD(P) transhydrogenase subunit alpha — translation MGEMLIGLYVFVLATVAGRELIGKVPPTLHTPLMSGANAISGIAIVGALVITASAESRAVEVLGVVAIAMATINVVGGFMVTDRMLEMFRKD, via the coding sequence ATGGGTGAGATGCTGATCGGCCTGTACGTGTTCGTGCTCGCCACCGTCGCGGGACGCGAACTCATCGGCAAGGTGCCGCCCACCCTGCACACCCCTCTCATGTCGGGCGCCAACGCGATCTCGGGCATCGCGATCGTCGGCGCTCTCGTGATCACGGCCTCGGCCGAGTCGCGCGCGGTGGAGGTGCTGGGCGTCGTCGCCATCGCCATGGCCACGATCAACGTCGTGGGCGGGTTCATGGTCACCGACCGCATGCTGGAGATGTTCCGCAAGGACTGA
- a CDS encoding Re/Si-specific NAD(P)(+) transhydrogenase subunit alpha has translation MKVAVLRETGAGERRVALVPALVSELVDRHSLTVAVEAGCGASSQYSDEEYAAAGAQIGDRASTLADATVVLRVAPPDPVDLESLPRGTVVIGFLAPFDHPAGVRALAAGGLTSFAMELVPRTTRAQRMDALSSQANLAGYKAVLLGADTLGRILPMFMTAAGTIRPGKVLVLGAGVAGLQAIATARRLGARVEAFDVRPAVKEQVESLGASFLVAEEEVAAEGEGGYAGALSEEQHQRELDLIAAHIHDADIVVTTARIPGRRAPELITPDMLASMRAGSVVIDMAASEEGGNCCASRPDETVVVEGVTVLGPTNLPSSLAHHASQMYARNIATLLLEMVDEGELSLDFDNDILGPACLTHDGVVRHGPTRERLDASAEETTDG, from the coding sequence ATGAAGGTCGCGGTCCTCAGGGAAACCGGCGCGGGTGAACGCAGGGTGGCGCTCGTGCCCGCACTCGTGTCCGAGCTGGTCGATCGGCACTCACTCACCGTGGCGGTCGAGGCCGGATGCGGAGCCTCCAGCCAGTACTCCGACGAGGAGTACGCGGCCGCCGGCGCGCAGATCGGCGATCGCGCCTCCACCCTCGCCGACGCCACCGTGGTCCTCCGTGTCGCTCCGCCCGACCCCGTCGACCTGGAGTCCCTTCCCCGGGGCACCGTCGTGATCGGCTTTCTCGCTCCCTTCGACCATCCGGCCGGCGTGCGCGCACTGGCGGCGGGCGGGCTCACCTCCTTCGCCATGGAGCTCGTGCCGCGCACCACGCGGGCCCAGCGCATGGACGCACTGTCGTCGCAGGCGAACCTCGCCGGCTACAAGGCGGTGCTGCTCGGCGCCGACACCCTGGGGCGGATCCTGCCGATGTTCATGACCGCCGCGGGCACGATTCGACCGGGCAAGGTGCTCGTGCTCGGAGCGGGTGTGGCCGGACTTCAGGCGATCGCCACGGCGCGCCGACTCGGAGCGCGGGTGGAGGCCTTCGACGTGCGCCCCGCGGTGAAGGAACAGGTGGAGAGCCTGGGCGCCAGCTTCCTGGTGGCCGAAGAGGAGGTGGCCGCCGAGGGCGAGGGCGGCTACGCCGGCGCCCTCAGCGAAGAACAGCACCAGCGGGAGCTCGACCTCATCGCGGCACACATCCACGACGCCGACATCGTGGTGACCACGGCGCGGATCCCCGGCCGTCGCGCGCCCGAGCTGATCACCCCCGACATGCTGGCGTCGATGCGCGCCGGCTCGGTGGTGATCGACATGGCCGCCTCCGAGGAGGGGGGCAACTGCTGCGCGTCCCGTCCGGACGAGACGGTCGTGGTGGAGGGAGTGACGGTGCTCGGCCCCACCAACCTGCCCTCGTCGCTGGCGCATCACGCGAGCCAGATGTACGCCCGCAACATCGCCACCCTGCTGCTCGAGATGGTGGACGAGGGCGAACTCTCGCTCGACTTCGACAACGACATCCTGGGGCCCGCCTGCCTCACCCACGACGGGGTGGTGCGGCACGGGCCCACCCGCGAACGCCTCGACGCCTCGGCGGAGGAGACCACCGATGGGTGA
- a CDS encoding amidase family protein: protein MSDAPLKVSTEGLDRRRFLSWTSSFGLGGTLFPGVLWAESRTLPEITSETVAHAAEVAGLTFTDEEREMMLQGLESNLQSYEALRSIDIPNEVPPALHFDPAPPARRPERGTGVVRRSRRPTVLKPGTVEEVAFWPVTDLAELIRTRQVSSEELTRMYLDRLERHGPTLEAVITLTPERALEQARTADREIARGEIRGPLHGIPWGAKDLLAVDGYPTTWGAGPFRDEIRAGDATVVRRLDEAGAVLVAKLTLGALAMGDYWFGGRTRNPWNLEQGSSGSSAGSAAATVAGLVGFSIGTETLGSIVSPSTRTGATGLRPTFGRVSRAGAMALSWSMDKLGPICRSVEDCALVFAAIHGADGRDPTARSVPFDWDPGRPLSDLRIGYLASAFEDGDADDRAVLDAVRAMGVEPIPMELPDAYPLGALRVILNAEASAAFDALTRTDRDEELVRQTRGSWPNSFRTARFIPAVEYIQANRVRTMVMGALDAAFDGLDAVLTPSYAADVLLMTNLTGHPVTVLPHGFTDEGSPKSFSFLGRLYGDDASLRLAKAYQDSTDFHRRVPPRFAV from the coding sequence ATGTCCGACGCCCCGCTGAAGGTATCCACCGAAGGCCTCGATCGACGCCGTTTTCTCTCCTGGACTTCGTCGTTCGGACTGGGGGGGACGCTCTTTCCCGGCGTGCTCTGGGCCGAATCGCGGACGCTGCCCGAAATCACCTCCGAGACGGTGGCGCACGCGGCGGAGGTCGCCGGTCTGACCTTCACCGACGAGGAGCGCGAGATGATGCTGCAGGGGCTGGAGAGCAACCTGCAGTCGTACGAGGCCCTCCGATCCATCGACATTCCCAACGAGGTACCGCCGGCGCTGCACTTCGATCCGGCGCCGCCGGCCCGGCGACCGGAGCGCGGGACCGGGGTGGTGCGACGCAGCCGCCGGCCCACCGTCCTGAAGCCGGGCACCGTCGAGGAGGTGGCCTTCTGGCCGGTGACCGATCTGGCCGAGCTGATTCGCACGCGTCAGGTGTCGTCGGAGGAGCTCACCCGCATGTACCTCGATCGCCTGGAGCGGCACGGGCCGACGCTGGAGGCCGTGATCACCCTCACGCCGGAGCGGGCGCTCGAACAGGCGCGCACCGCCGACCGCGAAATCGCCCGCGGCGAGATCCGCGGCCCGCTGCACGGGATCCCCTGGGGGGCGAAGGACCTTCTGGCCGTGGATGGCTACCCGACCACCTGGGGTGCCGGCCCCTTCCGCGACGAGATTCGTGCGGGAGACGCCACCGTCGTCCGCCGGCTCGACGAGGCCGGTGCGGTTTTGGTGGCGAAGCTCACCCTCGGGGCGCTCGCCATGGGCGACTACTGGTTCGGCGGGCGCACGCGGAATCCCTGGAATCTGGAGCAGGGGTCGTCGGGGTCGTCGGCGGGGTCGGCTGCGGCGACGGTGGCCGGGCTCGTGGGCTTCTCGATCGGAACCGAGACCCTCGGGTCGATCGTCTCACCGAGCACGCGCACCGGGGCCACGGGGCTGCGTCCCACCTTCGGCCGAGTGAGTCGCGCCGGGGCGATGGCGCTCTCGTGGAGCATGGACAAGCTCGGCCCGATCTGCCGGTCGGTGGAGGACTGTGCCCTGGTCTTCGCCGCCATCCACGGCGCCGACGGGCGGGATCCCACGGCGCGTTCGGTGCCCTTCGACTGGGATCCGGGGCGCCCCCTCTCCGATCTGCGCATCGGCTATCTGGCCTCCGCCTTCGAGGACGGCGACGCGGACGACCGCGCCGTGCTCGACGCGGTTCGGGCCATGGGCGTGGAGCCGATTCCGATGGAACTGCCCGACGCGTATCCGCTCGGCGCGCTGCGGGTGATTCTCAACGCGGAGGCGTCGGCGGCCTTCGACGCGCTCACGCGAACCGACCGCGACGAGGAGCTGGTCCGCCAGACGCGCGGAAGCTGGCCCAACTCCTTCCGCACCGCGCGCTTCATCCCGGCCGTGGAGTACATCCAGGCGAACCGGGTGCGCACGATGGTGATGGGGGCGCTCGATGCCGCCTTCGACGGCCTCGACGCGGTGCTGACCCCCTCGTACGCCGCCGACGTGCTCCTGATGACGAACCTGACCGGACACCCGGTCACGGTGCTGCCGCACGGGTTCACCGACGAGGGGTCCCCGAAGAGCTTCTCCTTCCTCGGGCGCCTCTACGGCGACGACGCCTCGCTGCGGCTGGCGAAGGCCTACCAGGACTCCACCGACTTCCACCGCAGGGTGCCGCCACGGTTCGCGGTCTGA
- a CDS encoding response regulator has translation MRLILVVDDDPVVLHLLATVVHQLQYFHMRASTSAEAWSYIQEYPVDGAIVDLSLPDGGGLDLVRRIRSESPDPEIPLVVCSGMSDRETVQAAVEAGANDYVRKPINVPELSPRLVKAFSAHRRWEPLEVILGRLAVQDAEYVRLMDRSRRELRDAVKRLSDQTPSEELKTLATRFAGQASSLGNLGLTRLMERLGTGAELTAEQLLRLLTREAAAMDLAIRFLRKGAGPVPPL, from the coding sequence ATGCGCCTGATCCTCGTCGTCGACGACGACCCGGTGGTCCTGCACCTGCTCGCCACCGTCGTCCATCAGCTCCAGTACTTCCACATGCGGGCGAGCACATCGGCCGAGGCTTGGAGCTACATCCAGGAGTATCCGGTCGACGGAGCGATCGTCGACCTCAGTCTTCCCGACGGGGGAGGGCTCGACCTGGTGCGCCGGATTCGGAGTGAGAGCCCCGACCCGGAGATTCCCCTCGTGGTCTGCTCGGGCATGTCGGACCGCGAGACGGTGCAGGCGGCGGTCGAGGCCGGGGCCAACGACTACGTCCGCAAGCCGATCAACGTGCCCGAACTCTCTCCGCGGCTGGTCAAGGCGTTTTCCGCCCACCGGCGCTGGGAGCCTCTCGAGGTGATCCTCGGTCGGCTCGCCGTCCAGGACGCCGAGTACGTCCGGCTGATGGACCGCTCCCGTCGCGAGCTGCGCGACGCGGTCAAGCGGCTCTCCGATCAGACTCCGTCCGAGGAACTCAAGACGCTCGCCACCCGGTTCGCGGGTCAGGCCAGCTCGCTCGGCAACCTGGGTCTCACCCGCCTCATGGAGCGCCTGGGCACCGGGGCGGAGCTGACCGCGGAGCAGCTGCTTCGGCTGCTCACCCGCGAAGCCGCCGCCATGGACCTCGCGATCCGCTTCCTCCGCAAGGGCGCCGGCCCCGTCCCCCCGCTCTGA
- a CDS encoding YifB family Mg chelatase-like AAA ATPase: protein MLSRIPTAALRGVDALPVRVEVSLTPGLPTFTVVGLPQGAVREGRERVVAALKHAGWPPPTRRITVNLAPADLRKEGSGFDLPIAVGLLVVSGVIEPERVDGWAFVGELGLDGRLRAVRGVLSLVAGCRDGGATRLIVPPENAAEAALLDGVEVRTARSLTELVAYFTGAGSLPVVPPRVAGAPAPRGGDLREVRGQMVAKRALEIAAAGAHNLLLVGPPGAGKTLLARRLPGLLPPLDREELLEVVRVHSVAGLVDPGRIPSAERPFRAPHHTVSHAGLVGGGSPPRPGEVSLAHRGVLFLDELPEFSRSTLETLRQPLEDGVLTLARAAGHLAYPARFVLVGAMNPCPCGHHGDGTDRCVCDAAAVARYRGRVSGPVLDRIDLHVGVSALNVDELRGPPTGSSSGEVRARVVAARAIQAARFGEGDTRCNAEMGPSQLRRHAAVRPAVARLLQRALDRMQLSARAYHRILKVARTIADLEAAPEITEDHAAEAVQYRELDRVG, encoded by the coding sequence ATGCTCTCTCGAATCCCCACCGCGGCCCTGCGCGGCGTCGACGCCCTCCCCGTTCGGGTGGAGGTGAGTCTCACTCCCGGCCTGCCCACTTTCACCGTGGTGGGGCTGCCGCAGGGGGCGGTGCGGGAAGGCCGCGAACGGGTCGTCGCCGCGCTGAAACACGCGGGTTGGCCGCCGCCCACCCGCCGGATCACCGTCAACCTGGCGCCCGCGGATCTGCGCAAGGAGGGGAGCGGCTTCGACCTCCCGATCGCCGTGGGCCTTCTGGTGGTGTCGGGGGTGATCGAGCCCGAGCGGGTCGACGGCTGGGCCTTCGTGGGCGAGCTCGGGCTCGACGGTCGCCTGCGGGCGGTGCGGGGGGTGCTCTCGCTGGTGGCCGGGTGTCGCGACGGGGGTGCCACCCGGCTGATCGTGCCGCCGGAGAATGCAGCGGAGGCGGCTCTGCTCGACGGGGTGGAGGTGCGCACCGCGCGCAGCCTCACCGAACTGGTGGCGTACTTCACGGGTGCGGGATCGCTGCCCGTCGTCCCGCCGCGCGTGGCCGGCGCTCCCGCGCCCCGCGGGGGCGACCTGAGGGAGGTGCGCGGCCAGATGGTGGCGAAGCGCGCCCTCGAGATCGCGGCAGCCGGGGCGCACAATCTTCTGCTCGTCGGCCCCCCCGGCGCCGGCAAGACGCTCCTCGCTCGCCGCCTGCCGGGACTGCTGCCCCCCCTCGACCGCGAGGAGCTGCTGGAGGTGGTGCGGGTGCATTCCGTGGCGGGGCTCGTGGATCCGGGGCGCATCCCCTCGGCGGAGCGACCCTTTCGCGCCCCGCATCACACCGTGTCGCACGCGGGTCTGGTCGGGGGTGGCTCGCCGCCTCGCCCGGGCGAAGTGAGTCTCGCCCACCGGGGCGTCCTCTTTCTCGACGAGCTCCCCGAGTTCAGTCGATCCACCCTCGAAACCCTTCGGCAGCCCCTCGAGGACGGGGTGCTCACCCTCGCGCGCGCCGCCGGGCACCTGGCGTATCCGGCGCGATTCGTGCTCGTGGGGGCGATGAACCCCTGTCCGTGCGGGCATCACGGGGACGGCACGGATCGGTGCGTCTGCGACGCGGCGGCGGTGGCGAGATACCGGGGGCGCGTGTCGGGGCCGGTGCTCGACCGGATCGACCTGCACGTCGGGGTGTCGGCGCTCAACGTGGACGAATTGCGCGGCCCACCCACCGGGTCATCCAGCGGGGAGGTGCGGGCGCGGGTCGTGGCGGCTCGCGCCATCCAGGCGGCCCGGTTCGGAGAGGGCGATACGCGATGCAACGCCGAGATGGGGCCCTCCCAGCTTCGCCGCCACGCGGCGGTGCGCCCCGCCGTTGCCCGCCTCCTGCAGCGCGCGCTCGATCGCATGCAGCTGTCCGCCCGCGCCTACCACCGGATCCTGAAGGTGGCCCGCACGATCGCGGATCTCGAGGCGGCGCCGGAGATCACCGAGGATCACGCGGCCGAAGCGGTGCAGTACCGGGAGCTCGACCGGGTGGGGTGA
- a CDS encoding EamA family transporter, which translates to MSSASPLGAPSHRPDPADPSLARLLLAFAAVYLIWGSTYLAIRFAIETMPPFTMAGVRFLSAGALLYLWARSRGAPNPTRRQVRDGAVIGAFLLLGGNGAVVWAEQWVPSGLVALLVATVPLWMVLIDWGWGDGERPSIGVALGLVQGLVGVAWLTGGLQGEEFGPRAMVGGVVVLLGALSWAVGSIVARTAQAPAAPRMATATQMLAGGAMLLAVGGGAGEWSGFAPAQVSAASWLALAYLVVFGALVGYSAYIWLLGVTTAARVSTYAYVNPVVALVLGWALADEPLAPRTLGAAAVILSAVLILNRLGRRRRVPVGARPVRS; encoded by the coding sequence ATGTCCTCCGCGTCGCCCCTCGGGGCCCCCTCGCACCGGCCCGACCCCGCCGACCCCTCGCTGGCTCGACTGCTTCTCGCCTTCGCCGCCGTCTACCTCATCTGGGGGTCGACCTATCTGGCGATCCGGTTCGCGATCGAGACCATGCCGCCCTTCACCATGGCGGGCGTTCGTTTTCTCTCGGCCGGAGCGCTGCTCTACCTGTGGGCCCGCTCCCGAGGGGCGCCGAATCCCACCCGGCGGCAGGTGCGCGACGGGGCGGTGATCGGCGCTTTTCTGCTGCTCGGGGGGAACGGCGCGGTCGTCTGGGCGGAGCAGTGGGTGCCCTCGGGACTCGTGGCCCTTCTCGTGGCGACGGTGCCGCTGTGGATGGTGCTGATCGACTGGGGCTGGGGCGACGGCGAGCGGCCGTCCATCGGGGTGGCGCTGGGGCTGGTGCAGGGGCTGGTCGGCGTCGCCTGGCTCACCGGCGGGTTGCAGGGCGAGGAGTTCGGGCCCCGCGCCATGGTCGGGGGCGTGGTGGTGCTGCTCGGCGCGCTCTCCTGGGCGGTGGGGTCGATCGTGGCGCGCACCGCGCAGGCCCCGGCGGCCCCGCGCATGGCCACCGCCACCCAGATGCTCGCCGGGGGCGCCATGCTGCTCGCGGTGGGGGGCGGGGCGGGGGAGTGGAGCGGCTTCGCCCCGGCCCAGGTGAGCGCGGCGTCGTGGCTGGCGCTGGCCTACCTCGTGGTGTTCGGGGCGCTCGTGGGCTACTCGGCCTACATCTGGCTGCTCGGCGTGACCACGGCAGCGAGGGTGTCCACCTACGCCTACGTGAACCCGGTGGTGGCCCTCGTGCTCGGGTGGGCCCTCGCCGACGAACCGCTCGCGCCCCGCACCCTGGGGGCCGCGGCGGTGATCCTTTCGGCGGTGCTGATCCTGAACCGGCTGGGGCGCCGACGGCGGGTGCCGGTTGGCGCGCGGCCGGTGCGGTCGTAG
- a CDS encoding aminotransferase class V-fold PLP-dependent enzyme, which translates to MPADHYLDFAATSALRPPEVADAVADFLRDCGATPGRGSHHRALDAGRMVFRTRRALARLLGLHEEPGQVVFGAHATQAINTVLGSLDPGQVLVVTDLDHNAVLRPAHHLAGAGIEVRRVAADPRGELDPDSLERALDGADLLTVNAASNVLGSRLPVGEIAQRARSAGARVLVDTAQTAGHLVDDLAGADYVAITGHKGLLAPQGIGALWIREGAPIRPLLRGGTGGNSLDREMPAALPDRLEAGTLNAPGIAGLAAGIDWLEREGVEAIHRRLSVLRLRLHDGLAGVAGVRVLSPRDPAGAPIVTAVSDRLDPGALAHGLDRRFGVQTRSGHHCAPEVHRLLRTTRAGAVRFSLGWCSTEADVDRAVEGVEALTAFPERSVPR; encoded by the coding sequence ATGCCCGCCGACCACTACCTCGACTTCGCAGCTACCTCGGCCCTCCGTCCGCCCGAGGTGGCCGACGCCGTCGCCGACTTCCTGCGCGACTGCGGGGCGACGCCCGGACGGGGCTCGCACCACCGGGCGCTCGACGCGGGGCGAATGGTGTTTCGCACGCGGCGTGCGCTGGCCCGTCTCCTGGGACTTCACGAAGAGCCGGGGCAGGTGGTGTTCGGAGCGCATGCCACCCAGGCGATCAACACGGTCCTGGGCTCGCTCGACCCGGGGCAGGTGCTGGTGGTCACCGATCTCGATCACAACGCGGTGCTCCGGCCCGCCCACCACCTCGCCGGGGCGGGAATCGAAGTCCGCCGCGTGGCGGCCGACCCCCGGGGCGAGCTCGACCCGGATTCGCTCGAACGCGCGCTCGACGGCGCCGATCTACTCACGGTCAACGCCGCCTCCAACGTGCTGGGCAGTCGCCTTCCCGTGGGGGAGATCGCGCAGCGGGCTCGGTCGGCCGGGGCGCGGGTGCTCGTCGACACCGCCCAGACCGCCGGACACCTCGTCGACGATCTGGCGGGCGCCGACTACGTGGCGATCACCGGCCACAAGGGGCTGCTCGCGCCCCAGGGCATCGGCGCTCTCTGGATCCGGGAAGGCGCGCCGATCCGGCCGCTGCTGCGCGGGGGCACAGGGGGAAACTCGCTCGATCGGGAGATGCCGGCGGCCCTCCCCGACCGCCTCGAGGCCGGTACCCTCAACGCCCCCGGCATCGCCGGGCTCGCGGCCGGGATCGACTGGCTCGAGCGCGAGGGTGTGGAGGCGATCCACCGCCGGCTGTCGGTGCTGCGCCTCCGGCTGCACGACGGCCTCGCGGGCGTCGCCGGGGTGCGGGTGCTCTCGCCGCGCGACCCCGCCGGCGCGCCGATCGTCACCGCCGTCAGCGATCGTCTCGACCCGGGGGCCCTCGCCCACGGCCTCGATCGACGGTTCGGGGTGCAGACCCGCTCGGGCCACCACTGCGCTCCCGAAGTGCACCGGCTGCTCCGTACCACGCGCGCCGGGGCGGTCCGGTTCTCGCTCGGGTGGTGCTCGACCGAGGCCGACGTCGATCGCGCCGTCGAAGGGGTGGAGGCGCTGACGGCTTTCCCCGAACGCTCCGTTCCCCGATGA
- the thpR gene encoding RNA 2',3'-cyclic phosphodiesterase, with protein sequence MRLFIALNLPKKERSRIDRAARLLRERELPVRWAEVDDFHLTLKFLGDVRPPRRDPVEHVMEKVAAETGPFEVTMHGFGAFPTIRRPRVIWIGAVATPELRCLKQDIEWGLAEHGFERETRAFHPHVTLGRAEEDGGAGAFRGLDDVVAGIDLKATFTVRSLDLMRSRVTRTGSRYTVERSIKLTGPR encoded by the coding sequence ATGCGTCTGTTCATCGCACTGAACCTGCCGAAGAAGGAGCGCAGCCGGATCGATCGGGCTGCGCGCCTGCTCCGCGAGCGCGAGCTCCCCGTCCGCTGGGCGGAGGTGGACGACTTCCACCTCACACTCAAGTTCCTGGGCGATGTGCGACCCCCGAGGCGCGATCCGGTGGAGCACGTGATGGAGAAGGTGGCGGCCGAGACGGGTCCCTTCGAGGTGACCATGCACGGCTTCGGCGCCTTTCCGACGATCCGGCGTCCGAGGGTGATCTGGATCGGCGCGGTCGCCACCCCGGAGCTCCGCTGCCTCAAGCAGGACATCGAGTGGGGGCTCGCCGAACACGGCTTCGAGCGCGAGACGCGCGCCTTCCATCCGCACGTGACCCTCGGCCGCGCCGAGGAGGACGGCGGCGCGGGAGCGTTCCGGGGGCTCGACGACGTCGTGGCCGGAATCGATCTAAAGGCCACATTCACCGTCCGGAGCCTCGACCTCATGCGTTCGCGCGTGACTCGCACGGGATCCCGCTACACCGTCGAACGTAGTATCAAGTTGACGGGCCCCCGCTGA